A stretch of Podospora bellae-mahoneyi strain CBS 112042 chromosome 5, whole genome shotgun sequence DNA encodes these proteins:
- a CDS encoding hypothetical protein (CAZy:AA3; COG:E; EggNog:ENOG503NUKJ): MPAPPPPSALSSSSLSSPKEIPLPDSIDFLSESQWAVFMALMDTIAPAILPPKSIASSDNNAPDDKSVLRLSQQEYAAAASEIRAAVSPHEVTAETIESYLRERPSDNPMFGKIMKLVLSGLPPSKKRELKILLSVLSTRPGSLILTSYGTPLPQLGLEDRTRVLEGWRESRFWAVRGLFKSMTTLGKLGFLRSSNTFAPLTGFPSVPKEWVATSSFPFEFIRPTAEVETDVVIIGSGCGSGVVTNRLANTFGKGVKVLVLEKGRHFDASYFPMSQTVGLSAMFEAGGVVESDDGSITVTAGSCFGGGGTVNWSASLQPQDFVRKDWAETYKMPFFDGREFQECLDHVWEKMGVTDKITPNHGNQVLLNGGRQTGCKRCKIVPQNTRGQPHNCGYCTLGCANGEKMGPVNGWFPEAAEKGAVEFMEGFRAERVLFDEKKKSKKVACGVAGVWTPKEGGEPIKVVVKAKKVVLSAGTLWSPVVLMNSGIKNPQVGKNLYLHPVNFVAGAFDEDIRPWEGGSLTTVVGDFEDIDGKGHGAKLEAMSMMPSLALPFLTWRSGSDYKLMAAKYRHINQYISIIRDRDTGYIYRDPYTGDPRISYTPSDFDRAHNFVGVLELCKILHATGAREIHPCLPGFQPFVRSQGDSKKTDKAFKKWLRKLKKHGNKPPVAPFVSAHQMGTCRMSAKAKDGVVDPRGRVWDTEGLYVADASVFPTASGVNPMVTTMALADWVARGICEDIKDELVVEKVPSRL, from the exons atgccagcaccaccaccaccatcagcattatcatcatcatcattatcatcaccaAAAGAAATTCCCCTCCCCGACTCAATCGACTTCCTCTCTGAATCACAATGGGCCGTCTTCATGGCCCTAATGGACACCATCGCGCCCGCGATCCTGCCCCCAAAGTCCATCGCCTCTTCCGACAACAACGCCCCCGATGACAAGTCAGTACTGAGGCTCTCACAACAAGAatacgccgccgccgcctccgaAATCCGCGCAGCAGTCTCCCCCCACGAGGTCACCGCCGAGACAATCGAGTCCTACCTCCGCGAACGCCCCAGCGACAACCCCATGTTTGGAAAGATCATGAAACTCGTCCTCAGCGGCCTGCCCCCGTCCAAAAAGAGGGAGCTGAAGATTCTCTTGAGTGTCTTGTCCACCAGACCAGGATCCTTAATCCTCACATCGTACGGCACGCCACTGCCCCAGCTTGGGCTGGAGGATAGAACCAGGGTTTTGGAGGGTTGGAGGGAGAGCAGGTTTTGGGCTGTCAGGGGGTTGTTCAAGTCGATGACTACGCTGGGCAAGCTGGGGTTTTTGAGGAGTAGTAATACTTTTGCGCCGTTGACGGGGTTTCCTTCTGTGCCGAAGGAGTGGGTTGCTACTTCTTCGTTTCCGTTTGAGTTTATCAGGCCAACGGCGGAGGTTGAGACGGACGTGGTGATTATTGGATCGGGGTGCGGGTCAGGGGTGGTGACGAACAGGTTGGCGAATACGTTTGGCAAAGGGGTCaaggttttggttttggaaaaggggaggcaTTTCGACGCGTCGTATTTTCCCATGTCGCAGACGGTGGGGTTGTCGGCTATGTTTGAGgccgggggggtggttgagtcGGATGATGGGTCGATTACTGTTACGGCGGGGAgctgttttgggggtggtgggacgGTGAACTGGAGCGCGTCGTTGCAGCCGCAGGATTTTGTCAGGAAGGACTGGGCCGAGACGTACAAGATGCCTTTTTTTGACGGGAGGGAGTTCCAGGAGTGTTTGGATCATGTTtgggagaagatgggggtTACGGATAAGATTACGCCGAACCATGGAAATCAGGTGCTGTTAAATGGTGGGAGGCAGACGGGGTGTAAAAGGTGCAAGATTGTGCCGCAAAATACGCGCGGTCAACCGCACAACTGTGGTTATTGCACTTTGGGATGCGCCAATGGTGAGAAGATGGGACCTGTGAATGGATGGTTCCCagaggctgctgagaagggggCTGTAGAGTTTATGGAAGGGTTCAGGGCTGAAAGAGTCCTTTTtgatgagaaaaagaagagcaagaaggtGGCCTGTGGTGTTGCGGGCGTTTGGACCCCCAAGGAAGGCGGAGAGCCGATCAAGGTTGtcgtcaaggccaagaaggtggTTCTCAGCGCTGGCACGCTGTGGAGTCCGGTGGTTCTGATGAACAGTGGGATCAAGAACCCCCAGGTTGGCAAGAACCTGTATTTGCATCCTGTCAACTTTGTTGCCGGTGCTTTCGATGAGGACATTCGTCCTTGGGAGG GCGGCAGTCTCACGACGGTGGTTGGCGATTTCGAGGACATCGACGGCAAGGGTCACGGCGCCAAACTAGAGGCCATGTCCATGATGCCCAGCTTGGCACTTCCGTTCCTCACATGGCGCTCTGGAAGCGACTACAAGCTGATGGCGGCCAAGTACCGCCACATCAACCAGTACATCTCCATCATCCGTGACAGGGACACTGGATACATTTACAGAGACCCCTATACCGGCGACCCTCGTATCTCGTACACGCCGTCCGATTTCGACCGCGCCCACAACTTTGTCGGTGTTCTCGAGCTCTGCAAAATTCTGCATGCGACTGGAGCGAGAGAAATCCACCCTTGTCTGCCTGGCTTCCAGCCATTTGTTCGGTCTCAAGGCGACTCAAAGAAGACGGACAAGGCGTTCAAGAAGTGGCTCAGGAAACTGAAGAAGCATGGCAACAAGCCACCTGTTGCGCCGTTTGTCTCGGCTCATCAGATGGGTACCTGCCGCATGAGCGCCAAGGCAAAGGACGGTGTCGTTGACCCTCGTGGTAGAGTGTGGGATACCGAGGGACTGTATGTGGCCGATGCCAGTGTCTTCCCTACGGCCAGCGGTGTCAACCCTATGGTCACGACAATGGCTCTTGCTGATTGGGTTGCGAGGGGTATTTGTGAGGACATCAAGGACgagctggttgttgagaaAGTGCCTTCGAGGTTGTAA
- a CDS encoding hypothetical protein (EggNog:ENOG503NUZI; COG:Q): MSLDKESEVPFTQFACIGTGFSGIALGATIQRWYSISPSSIQFFDSQPCVGGTWSINQYPGAACDVPSALYSLSFERNPNWTRFLPPHDELRAYLTKVAEKYNLVPRMKFNTKVTKAEWIPSPTNPRWRLTILDLETNLTSHHECQFLFSGSGQFNSPRPLDVPGIDSFQGPVIHSARWDHSVSLHDKKVVVFGNGCTAAQIVPSILSSTAHLTQIVRSKHWIYPPVDAKVSPFAKKLLASMPGATLLQRFIVYHLAEADWAGFTLTPSAASFRSRRRRMAEKYMKTTAPEKYHPLLVPEFEIGCKRRVFDSGYLECLHSEKITLTNDKAVEILPHGVKMADGRVVEADVLVLANGFETNTPTTLLPVVGTGGHTLQEHWSETFPGPEAYNCTSLHGFPNFFLLWGPNTATGHTSAVMAIENGVNFALRVIKPCLEGRASVVDVTEQAEREFVERVQEALGKTVFTSETCNSWYTARDRETGRVWNGMTYPWSQARYWWDCMMIKKGDWVYSQVEYRQEEEARIVVHRFRRDCLGWAACLGCKEPEFSFGAGIGWVKVCCCCACSEDMGIGCDRTKGAELIVQTILFTHITVSTILHINHDPPSVGHVSNHRYSCTYFTTSKALSQQPARP, encoded by the exons ATGTCTTTAGACAAAGAAAGCGAAGTCCCCTTCACCCAGTTCGCCTGTATCGGCACAGGCTTCTCAGGCATAGCTCTCGGGGCTACCATCCAGCGATGGTACAGCATCTCGCCCTCATCCATCCAATTCTTTGACTCCCAACCGTGTGTTGGTGGGACATGGTCCATCAACCAATACCCAGGCGCAGCCTGTGACGTCCCCTCAGCTCTCTACTCCTTGAGCTTTGAGCGCAACCCAAACTGGACCAGatttctccctccccacgaTGAACTCCGCGCCTATCTCACCAAAGTCGCCGAGAAATACAACCTCGTCCCGCGCATGAAGTTCAACACCAAAGTCACCAAAGCAGAATGGATCCCCTCCCCTACCAACCCCCGATGGCGGCTGACGatcctcgacctcgaaaCCAACCTCACTTCCCACCACGAATGCCAGTTCTTGTTCTCCGGCTCAGGCCAATTCAACTCCCCCCGCCCCTTGGACGTCCCAGGAATTGACTCCTTCCAAGGTCCGGTAATTCACTCCGCCCGCTGGGACCACTCCGTCTCCCTCCACGACAAAAAAGTGGTAGTCTTTGGAAACGGTTGCACCGCCGCCCAAATcgtcccctccatcctctcctccaccgcccaccTCACCCAAATCGTCCGCTCCAAACACTGGATCTACCCCCCCGTCGACGCCAAAGTCTCCCCCTTTGCCAAAAAGCTTCTGGCAAGCATGCCCGGCGCCACGCTCCTCCAACGCTTCATAGTCTACCACCTCGCCGAGGCCGACTGGGCCGgcttcaccctcaccccctcggCGGCCTCCTTCCGGTCCAGACgcaggaggatggcggaAAAGTACATGAAAACCACCGCTCCGGAGAAataccaccccctcctcgtccccgAGTTCGAAATCGGGTGCAAAAGACGCGTCTTTGACTCCGGCTACCTGGAATGTCTCCACTCGGAAAAGATAACCCTCACCAACGACAAGGCAGTCGAGATCTTACCTCACGGGGTGAAAATGGCTGATGGacgggtggtggaggcggatgTGCTGGTCTTGGCTAATGGCTTTGAGACGAACACACCCACGACACTCTTGCCGGTTGTTGGTACGGGAGGCCATACCCTCCAGGAGCATTGGAGTGAGACATTTCCTGGTCCGGAGGCGTACAATTGCACTTCGCTGCATGGGTTTCCCAActtctttttgctgtggGGGCCGAATACGGCTACGGGGCATACTTCGGCTGTGATGGCGATTGAGAACGGGGTTAACTTCGCGTTGAGGGTTATCAAGCCttgtttggaggggagggcgtcggttgttgatgtgacggagcaggcggagagggagtttgTTGAGCGGGTTCAGGAGGCGTTGGGGAAGACGGTGTTTACGAGTGAGACTTGCAATAGTTGGTATACAGCTCGAGACAGggagacggggagggtgtggaATGGGATGACGTATCCGTGGAGTCAGGCAAGGTATTGGTGGGATTGTATGATGATCAAGAAGGGGGATTGGGTTTATAGT CAAGTCGAGTATCgtcaagaggaggaggcccgGATTGTGGTTCACCGCTTTCGCCGTGATTGTCTCGGGTGGGCTGCTTGCTTGGGTTGCAAAGAACCCGAATTCTCGTTTGGCGCTGGCATTGGCTGGGTCAAagtttgctgctgttgtgccTGTTCTGAGGACATGGGGATTGGGTGTGATCGGACGAAAGGGGCTGAACTGATCGTGCAAACCATATTATTTACTCACATAACTGTATCTACAATATTACATATCAATCATGATCCACCGTCCGTCGGCCATGTATCAAATCACCGTTACTCATGTACATATTTTACAACCTCGAAGGCACTttctcaacaaccagctcGTCCTTGA